One stretch of Podospora bellae-mahoneyi strain CBS 112042 chromosome 2, whole genome shotgun sequence DNA includes these proteins:
- the ecm33 gene encoding cell wall protein Ecm33 (EggNog:ENOG503NYCT; COG:S) yields the protein MLVKNLLPAFVAIGSAAAQSGTCSISGGTTTINSQADATGLASCRTVRGSVVIGRSAGPSIDLSGPGEITGDLKVADNGIIETLQSSDLATIGGKFQLKNVTKLTSVSMSKLTAAKEIEWDTVTNIESVTLGPVNKVDDIRISITSLRNLDALDLGNVANLKLDNNARLSKFSSNLRTLSKNLVLASNGIGGIGLEVELPNLVWAVELDINNVTTFSVPSLKTVNGSARFGSNFFQSFSAPNLTATSSGDISFIGNAKLTNATFPKLEAIAGGLTIANNTNLDELTGFPKLKSIGGAVLLRGNFESVEMPALDTVRGTFDASSSADISESCKAFDKLAPQNQGGNGVIAGGYDCTSNNTQANEDTDGSTSGNDGSGGSDDKDNGAVGMALNTGLFAIIALAGFAVAL from the exons ATGCTCGTCAAGAACCTCCTCCCTGCCTTCGTGGCAATTGGCTCTGCCGCTG CCCAAAGCGGCACCTGCTCCATCTCCGGAGGCacaacaaccatcaacaGCCAGGCCGATGCTACTGGGCTTGCGAGCTGCAGAACGGTCCGCGGTAGCGTAGTTATTGGACGCAGCGCCGGCCCCAGCATTGATCTCTCTGGCCCTGGTGAGATCACTGGCGACCTTAAGGTGGCCGACAATGGCATCATCGAGACCCTCCAGAGCAGCGACCTCGCCACCATTGGCGGCAAGTTCCAGCTGAAGAATGTCACCAAGCTCACCTCCGTAAGCATGTCTAAGCTCACTGCTGCCAAGGAGATCGAGTGGGACACCGTCACCAACATCGAGTCTGTCACCCTCGGCCCCGTCAACAAGGTCGACGACATCAGAATCagcatcacctccctcaggAATCTCGATGCTCTCGACCTCGGCAACGTTGCCAACCTCAAGCTTGACAACAACGCCCGTCTGTCCAAGTTCTCCAGCAACCTTCGCACCTTGAGCAAGAACCTTGTTCTTGCTTCCAACGGTATTGGCGGCATCGGTCTCGAGGTTGAGCTCCCTAACCTCGTCTGGGCTGTTGAgctcgacatcaacaacgtCACCACCTTCTCCGTTCCCTCCCTCAAGACTGTCAACGGCAGCGCTCGCTTCGGCTCCAACTTCTTCCAGTCCTTCTCCGCCCCCAACCTTACTGCCACCAGCTCCGGTGATATCTCCTTCATTGGTAAcgccaagctcaccaacGCCACCTTCCCCAAGCTTGAGGCCATTGCTGGTGGTCTGACCattgccaacaacaccaacctcgatGAGCTCACTGGCTTCCCCAAGCTCAAGTCTATTGGTGGTGCCGTCTTGCTCCGTGGCAACTTCGAGTC TGTTGAGATGCCCGCTCTCGACACCGTCCGTGGTACTTTCGACGCCTCTTCTTCCGCCGACATTTCCGAGTCTTGCAAGGCCTTCGACAAGCTCGCTCCTCAGAACCAGGGCGGCAACGGTGTCATCGCCGGTGGCTACGACTGCACTAGCAACAACACCCAGGCCAACGAGGATACCGACGGCAGCACTTCTGGCAACGACGGCAGTGGCGGCAGTGATGACAAGGACAACGGTGCCGTCGGCATGGCCCTCAACACCGGCCTCttcgccatcatcgcccttGCCGGTTTCGCCGTGGCTCTCTAA
- the MAG1 gene encoding 3-methyladenine DNA glycosylase (BUSCO:EOG09264X9R; COG:L; EggNog:ENOG503NXJZ) yields METRRSARLGAISKFAKITEPAPAPAPTKFRKRKAVEEDGNEQDTTPSTPRRPRAAPKPDLDQPPPATPTPNAVSLIAEPVNTISKPKPAAVNRLADPNRTNALLLSPQTSRLISSTTGPSVQPPTSPSAIPLEGIKTTTSTTTTTNLLEEACAHLIKVDPRMKHLIEKHHCHIFSPEGLSEKIDPFESLASGIISQQVSGAAAKAIKNRFISLFYPGNDTTTTTHEKKKFPTPADVIGKSIETLRTAGLSQRKAEYLLGLAQKFVSGELTAQMLADAPYEEVLEKLIAVRGLGRWSVEMFACFGLKRMDVFSTGDLGVQRGMAAFVGRDVGKLKAKGGGNKWKYMSEREMEEIAEGFRPYRSLFMWYMWRVEETDISTME; encoded by the exons ATGGAAACAAGAAGGTCGGCTCGCCTCGGTGCCATCTCCAAGTTTGCCAAAATCACCGAGCCAgcacctgctcctgctccaaccAAATTCCGCAAGAGAAAAGCCGTCGAAGAGGACGGCAATGAGCAAgacaccaccccatcaaccccccgTCGACCTCGTGCTGCCCCCAAGCCCGACCTcgaccaaccaccaccagcaacaccaacccccaacgcAGTCTCCCTCATAGCCGAACCGGTCAACACAATCTCCAAGCCCAAACCCGCCGCGGTAAACCGCCTCGCAGACCCCAACCGCAccaacgccctcctcctatCCCCTCAAACATCCCggctcatctcctccaccaccggcccctcAGTCCAACCCcctacctctccctccgccaTCCCGCTAGAAGgcatcaaaaccaccacctccaccacaaccaccaccaaccttcTAGAAGAAGCCTGCGCCCACCTCATCAAAGTCGATCCCAGAATGAAGCACCTGATCGAGAAACACCACTGCCACATCTTTTCCCCTGAGGGCCTATCCGAGAAAATCGACCCGTTTGAGTCTTTGGCGTCAGGTATCATCTCCCAGCAAGTCTCTGGGGCGGCGGCaaaggccatcaagaacagATTTATCTCTCTTTTCTACCCGGGCAatgacaccaccaccaccacccatgagaagaagaagttccCCACCCCGGCGGACGTCATAGGAAAGAGCATCGAAACCCTTCGCACGGCGGGACTGTCACAGAGGAAAGCGGAGTATCTTCTTGGGCTGGCTCAGAAGTTTGTCTCTGGGGAGCTGACGGCGCAGATGCTGGCTGATGCGCCTTATGAGGAGGTTCTGGAGAAGTTGATTGCAGTgagggggctggggaggtggtcggTGGAGATGTTTGCTTGCTttgggttgaagaggatggacGTGTTTAGTActggggatttgggggtgCAGAGGGGGATGGCCGCCTTTGTGGGGAGGGATGTGGGCAAGTTGAAGGCGAAGGGCGGGGGGAATAAGTGGAAGTATATGagcgagagggagatggaggagattgcgGAGGGGTTTAGGCCTTATCGGAGTTTGTTTATGTG GTATATGTGGAGGGTTGAGGAGACGGATATCAGTACGATGGAGTGA